One genomic region from Sphingobacterium sp. UGAL515B_05 encodes:
- a CDS encoding SusC/RagA family TonB-linked outer membrane protein yields MMITCTITRVRHWKKLWGIAKPFTLLLFLLYVGQTTLYAQAKRQIRGIVVDSNHKKVSGASIRVKGTSLATATDDNGAFTIQVPADNNLLTISKLGYGQLEVDIHNKNTVEVQLSDKSIEIEETIVVGYGRQKKETVVGAIAQTSGKILERAGGVSSVGAALTGNVPGVITTASTGMPGEEDPRIVIRGRSTWNNTDPLVMVDGVERPLSAVDISSIETVSVLKDASATAVYGVRGANGVILITTKRGKEGQMLIRGTVNNIVKTVSQLPGKMDSYDALMLRNKVIEYELGISPSSWANYLPQDVINKYRFPADQTERERYVNTDWAKELFKSHAFSQNSSVNIAGGTPFVKYFANADFLYEGDMFRQFENARGYKAGYGFNRLNVRSNLDFQLTPTTKFSTNLAGSRGVKKSPWGGGNDYSYWIAAYTVAPDVIYPRYSDGTWGYYALNTQAGINSARVLALSGTEYITTSRITTDFTLEQDLKFLTKGLNVRGTISLDNTFVEGGRGINDANNSTQSKWIDPNTGLPTYQIAFDGTNRFDFVEGINWTTGAGQVRDWSTYRRLFYQLQLNYATTIAKNHNITAMGLFNRNQTGTGSMIPSYREDWVFRTTYNYKNKYMLEYNGAYTGSEKFGPDNRFAFFNSGGIGWLVTEEEFMRPISFLNMLKLRASYGDIGDDSGGRQFLYLTQWAYGGTAGMGVEGRYSYSDGNTSPYIWYKESALGNPNIRWEKVNKFNVGLDFGLFNSQITGKVDFFRDRRTDVLISGANRAIPSYFGMEAPTANLGKVQNKGFEVELKFNRQLNTDWRIWADINFTHAKDKVINADAPELLPEYQKPDNKQVSQTYSYVSSGYYNTWDELYSSTAHESNDLAKLPGNYHILDYNGDGIIDAKDNIPYAFPSVPQNTYNYTIGFDWKNFSVMTQWYAVNNVTRQVVFNSFSGQLNLAYDEGSYWSKDNVNADVPLPRWLSQSSTYTPGSRYMFDGSYIRLKTAEIAYNFNRESSVIKRLGLQNLRIFLNGNNLVFWSKMPDDRESNYAGTGWASQGAYPTVKRFNLGANITF; encoded by the coding sequence ATGATGATTACATGTACAATCACACGAGTAAGGCATTGGAAAAAGCTATGGGGTATAGCTAAGCCATTCACTTTACTGCTGTTCCTGCTTTATGTTGGACAGACAACACTCTATGCTCAGGCCAAAAGGCAGATAAGGGGCATTGTCGTCGATAGTAACCATAAAAAAGTGAGCGGTGCGTCCATCAGGGTAAAAGGCACCTCGCTAGCCACGGCTACCGATGACAATGGAGCTTTCACGATCCAAGTCCCTGCAGATAATAATTTATTGACCATCTCCAAGCTAGGATATGGCCAACTCGAAGTGGATATCCACAATAAGAACACGGTAGAAGTACAACTAAGCGATAAGTCTATCGAAATCGAGGAAACCATTGTTGTCGGCTATGGTCGTCAAAAAAAGGAAACTGTCGTTGGCGCCATTGCGCAAACTTCGGGTAAAATCCTCGAGCGCGCAGGTGGTGTTTCCAGTGTAGGCGCCGCATTGACCGGTAATGTGCCCGGTGTCATTACCACGGCAAGTACCGGTATGCCGGGCGAGGAAGATCCCCGTATTGTGATCCGCGGACGCAGTACCTGGAATAATACCGACCCATTAGTCATGGTCGATGGGGTGGAACGACCATTATCTGCCGTTGATATCAGTTCCATCGAAACTGTTTCCGTCCTCAAAGATGCCTCGGCAACTGCTGTCTATGGTGTTAGAGGGGCCAATGGCGTTATTTTAATCACCACCAAGCGGGGTAAAGAAGGGCAAATGCTGATACGCGGTACCGTCAACAACATTGTAAAAACGGTTTCCCAACTTCCGGGAAAAATGGATTCGTACGATGCTTTGATGCTACGCAACAAAGTTATCGAATATGAGTTAGGGATTTCTCCTTCCAGTTGGGCCAACTATCTTCCACAAGACGTCATCAATAAATACCGTTTTCCCGCTGACCAGACGGAACGCGAACGTTATGTGAATACCGACTGGGCAAAAGAACTCTTTAAAAGCCACGCTTTTTCACAAAATAGCAGCGTCAATATTGCTGGTGGTACACCCTTTGTCAAATATTTTGCCAATGCGGACTTTCTTTACGAAGGCGATATGTTCCGCCAGTTCGAAAATGCTCGCGGTTATAAAGCTGGCTACGGTTTTAACCGTCTAAATGTACGGTCCAATTTAGACTTCCAGCTTACTCCCACAACTAAATTTTCAACCAACTTGGCAGGGTCTCGCGGTGTCAAAAAAAGTCCATGGGGCGGCGGCAACGATTATTCCTATTGGATCGCTGCCTATACGGTAGCTCCAGATGTCATTTATCCACGCTATTCAGACGGTACCTGGGGTTACTATGCCTTAAACACACAAGCCGGGATAAACTCTGCCCGTGTGCTGGCACTTAGCGGAACCGAATACATCACCACCAGTCGTATTACAACAGATTTTACGCTCGAACAAGATCTTAAGTTTTTAACGAAGGGGCTTAACGTTCGTGGGACAATCTCACTGGACAACACGTTTGTCGAGGGCGGCCGCGGTATCAATGATGCCAACAACAGTACACAAAGTAAATGGATCGATCCCAATACGGGATTGCCAACCTATCAGATCGCTTTCGATGGTACAAATAGATTTGACTTCGTCGAGGGCATAAACTGGACAACCGGTGCCGGACAGGTCAGAGACTGGTCTACCTATCGAAGATTATTTTATCAATTGCAGTTAAACTACGCAACGACCATCGCTAAGAATCACAACATCACTGCCATGGGTTTATTTAACCGCAATCAGACCGGAACAGGGAGTATGATTCCCTCCTATCGCGAAGACTGGGTATTCCGCACCACCTACAACTACAAAAATAAATATATGCTCGAGTACAATGGAGCCTATACGGGATCAGAAAAATTCGGTCCTGACAATAGATTTGCCTTTTTCAATTCCGGTGGGATAGGCTGGCTAGTTACTGAAGAAGAGTTTATGAGGCCTATCTCGTTTCTGAATATGCTCAAGTTACGTGCGTCCTATGGTGACATCGGTGACGATAGTGGCGGCCGTCAATTTCTGTACCTAACCCAATGGGCATATGGGGGCACCGCTGGCATGGGGGTTGAAGGCCGCTACTCCTACTCCGACGGCAATACCAGTCCTTATATCTGGTATAAGGAAAGTGCGCTTGGCAATCCAAATATCCGCTGGGAAAAAGTTAACAAATTCAATGTCGGCCTCGACTTCGGTCTGTTCAATAGCCAGATAACCGGTAAAGTCGACTTTTTTAGAGACCGTAGGACAGATGTCCTGATTAGCGGCGCCAACCGAGCCATTCCTTCCTACTTTGGGATGGAGGCACCTACAGCCAACCTAGGTAAGGTACAGAATAAAGGGTTTGAAGTAGAACTGAAATTTAACAGACAGCTCAATACCGACTGGAGAATATGGGCTGATATCAATTTTACCCATGCCAAGGATAAAGTCATCAATGCCGATGCACCCGAGTTGCTGCCCGAATATCAGAAACCGGATAACAAACAAGTGAGTCAAACCTATTCTTATGTTAGCTCCGGATATTACAATACTTGGGACGAACTTTATTCGAGTACCGCGCACGAAAGCAATGACCTAGCGAAACTACCCGGCAATTATCATATACTGGATTATAACGGGGATGGTATTATCGATGCTAAGGACAATATTCCCTACGCCTTTCCTTCGGTTCCACAGAACACTTATAATTATACCATTGGATTTGATTGGAAGAATTTCAGTGTCATGACCCAGTGGTATGCCGTAAATAATGTCACCCGGCAAGTTGTTTTCAACAGCTTCTCGGGCCAGCTTAACCTCGCTTATGACGAAGGTTCCTATTGGTCAAAAGACAATGTCAATGCAGACGTACCACTACCACGCTGGTTATCACAGTCGAGTACTTATACACCCGGTAGCCGGTATATGTTTGATGGTTCCTACATTCGATTGAAAACAGCCGAAATTGCCTACAATTTTAATCGGGAATCCAGCGTAATCAAACGCCTTGGGCTTCAAAACCTTCGCATTTTTCTAAATGGCAACAACTTAGTTTTCTGGTCCAAAATGCCAGACGACCGTGAATCCAATTATGCCGGTACGGGCTGGGCATCACAGGGTGCCTACCCTACGGTAAAGCGGTTTAATCTAGGTGCAAACATTACATTTTAA
- a CDS encoding two-component regulator propeller domain-containing protein — protein MMRTLVVFTWMMLTFFSYGQSQPVTFQRYSSKDGLSSNTIYSIYRDSYGFLWLGTEDGLNRFDGRHYNVYRYDANKENSLMANHISALCEDRKGRIWIGTNGGGLSYYDREADRIRSYNLTPDGKWLSTAINAIDKDASGNIWIASYGALYILDVNDLQKRMDPTYRRIVEAFAGKVTGSVFRDRKNNMWVSSENGIFRISADLKTIKRFEVLSEKEGYGNGIEISSIVEDDQGRIWVGSMLGLKYLNPGDSQFNKFSAGEGKGALSSPRIYTLCYNQKQDLWIGTDNGLDVLNTRALTIRTFKPDPSNVHSLSHKSIRSIFVDNSGIYWIGTFQGGLNKFDTNLSQFRLKSLDFLEGMTGDPAIVTSFAAYQNKIFLGVDGGGIWKYDRTTDRLSSVELSANLPKDLTVLTLERKFDQLWIGTYQQGVICYDLLNGNLKRYTVGNREDNLNNNDIFCLKVDFRGNTWVGTNGGGVNIIQKGSAIVKKYKREEHSNDGIELPGNFIRALAEDQEHNMWIGTYGSGLVMYDPLKQQTTLYDKAKNKLPSNYILAVHTDKNGNLWVGTNGNGVGLLRKGKTLFETLSEKDGLVNGAIQSIIEDDKGRIWFSTNKGLSCYSPVQNKFKNYSNAVGLQEGAFMLGASLKTDDGEIYFGGQKGFNHFYPAHLKTNGNPAKVALTDLKIDNVIVQPTEKGPIQQSLLTADRINLKYKQNFSISFAALNLTVPEDNQYEYRLVGFDKNWIRNGKENSAYYTNLDPGDYVFEVRASNNDGIWNKEIKSIAIHVAPPFWRTIYAYLFYVLAVLGGLLWIRHRGIQKLKQKFAIEQERIQARQLIEQQKRDAETKHQIDAMKIRFLTNLSHEFRTPISLITGPVDALIAKNKDSKLGDQLNLVSRNARRLLNLVNQLLDFRKMEYHELKVQDEDGELVSFVQEVYRSFQDMALQKGIDYSFFPCQEKLYCRFDRNKVERILFNLIYNAFKFTKKGGDIAVSISSISLVDKKMHVSLEVRDTGIGIPEQLQQSIFESFFQHDTEGKVASQGSGIGLSIAQSFVQMYHGEISVNSQPDSGSTFKFDLWLDQAESVYEGGVEPEVVTEIQPVELRQCPLVLIIEDDEDFRYYLSESLKEYYQIIEATNGKDGWQKALFHHPDLVVSDVQMPYMNGMEFSQKLAQDKRTKHIPVVLLTASQVDNGLVCGLESGAVGYLTKPFDMDVLVAKVNSLLQLNQAFREVYSKQVSILAPEMTIRSEKDKFLQKVLNYVHDNIDNPQLSVEALSAHTSMSRASLYNKLLELTGMSPVDFIRSVKLEKAAGLLEKSDKSISEIAYETGFANPNYFTKVFKAKYQMTPSEYIQSHKSTSVH, from the coding sequence ATGATGCGAACTTTAGTGGTATTCACCTGGATGATGCTGACGTTTTTTTCTTATGGACAAAGCCAGCCTGTAACTTTTCAACGCTATTCTTCAAAGGATGGACTTTCTTCCAATACAATCTATAGTATCTACCGCGATAGTTATGGTTTTCTTTGGCTAGGAACAGAGGATGGGCTTAATCGCTTCGACGGACGTCATTACAATGTCTACCGGTATGATGCCAACAAAGAGAATAGTTTAATGGCAAACCATATTTCGGCCTTATGTGAAGACAGGAAGGGAAGAATATGGATCGGTACAAATGGAGGGGGATTAAGTTATTATGATCGGGAAGCTGACCGGATCAGGTCGTACAATCTTACCCCTGATGGTAAATGGCTCAGTACCGCTATTAATGCGATCGATAAGGATGCAAGTGGAAATATCTGGATCGCTTCCTATGGTGCTTTGTATATTTTGGACGTCAATGATCTACAAAAGAGAATGGATCCAACTTATCGACGTATTGTAGAAGCTTTTGCCGGTAAAGTAACGGGCAGTGTTTTTCGTGACCGAAAGAACAACATGTGGGTGTCATCAGAGAATGGCATATTTCGCATATCGGCAGACCTAAAGACCATAAAACGTTTTGAAGTTCTTTCGGAAAAGGAAGGATATGGAAATGGAATTGAAATTAGTTCCATTGTTGAAGATGATCAGGGCCGTATCTGGGTCGGATCTATGCTCGGCCTTAAATATTTGAATCCGGGCGATTCGCAGTTCAATAAATTTAGCGCAGGAGAAGGGAAAGGAGCTTTAAGCAGCCCCCGCATTTACACCTTATGTTACAATCAAAAGCAGGACTTATGGATCGGAACGGACAATGGTCTTGATGTGCTTAATACCAGGGCTTTAACAATTCGGACTTTTAAGCCGGATCCAAGTAATGTTCATAGTCTTTCTCATAAATCGATACGGTCTATTTTTGTCGATAATAGCGGAATTTACTGGATAGGTACCTTTCAGGGAGGGCTAAATAAATTCGATACCAATTTAAGCCAATTTAGATTAAAAAGTTTGGATTTTTTGGAGGGTATGACCGGTGACCCAGCTATAGTAACTTCTTTCGCGGCTTATCAGAATAAGATTTTTTTGGGCGTTGATGGTGGTGGTATCTGGAAATATGATCGAACCACAGATAGACTGTCGTCTGTTGAACTTTCGGCCAACTTACCTAAAGATCTTACGGTGTTGACTTTGGAAAGAAAATTCGATCAGCTTTGGATCGGTACCTATCAGCAAGGGGTTATCTGTTATGATCTGCTTAATGGAAATCTAAAAAGATATACTGTTGGTAACAGGGAAGATAATTTGAATAATAACGATATTTTTTGTTTAAAAGTAGACTTTCGGGGGAATACCTGGGTTGGGACGAATGGCGGCGGCGTGAACATCATTCAAAAAGGAAGCGCTATCGTCAAAAAATACAAGCGGGAAGAGCACTCAAACGATGGAATAGAGCTACCTGGAAATTTTATACGTGCACTAGCGGAAGATCAGGAACATAATATGTGGATAGGAACTTACGGCTCGGGCCTGGTGATGTATGACCCTTTGAAACAACAGACTACACTGTATGACAAAGCAAAAAATAAGCTCCCAAGCAATTATATATTAGCCGTACATACGGATAAAAATGGAAATTTATGGGTTGGAACAAATGGCAATGGAGTAGGTTTGCTGCGAAAAGGGAAAACACTATTTGAGACACTTTCTGAGAAAGATGGATTAGTGAATGGTGCTATTCAGAGTATTATCGAGGACGATAAAGGGAGGATCTGGTTTTCAACAAACAAAGGATTGAGTTGTTATTCTCCGGTGCAAAATAAGTTCAAAAACTATTCTAATGCTGTGGGATTGCAAGAAGGTGCTTTTATGCTCGGTGCGTCACTAAAAACGGACGATGGAGAAATTTATTTTGGTGGGCAGAAAGGGTTTAACCATTTTTATCCGGCTCATTTAAAAACAAATGGCAATCCTGCGAAGGTCGCACTGACGGATTTAAAAATTGACAATGTGATTGTTCAGCCCACGGAGAAGGGGCCAATACAGCAGTCGCTGTTGACTGCCGATCGCATCAACCTGAAATACAAACAAAATTTTTCAATTTCTTTTGCCGCGCTAAATCTAACTGTACCTGAGGATAACCAATACGAGTACCGACTTGTCGGCTTTGACAAAAATTGGATTCGAAATGGAAAGGAAAATAGTGCCTATTATACAAATTTGGATCCGGGAGATTATGTTTTTGAGGTTCGCGCAAGCAACAACGACGGTATTTGGAACAAGGAAATCAAATCGATTGCGATACATGTTGCTCCACCGTTTTGGCGCACCATTTATGCTTATCTATTTTATGTGTTAGCAGTATTGGGCGGCCTGCTGTGGATCAGACATCGCGGGATCCAAAAGTTAAAACAAAAATTTGCGATTGAACAGGAGCGTATCCAGGCGAGGCAGCTCATTGAACAGCAAAAGAGAGATGCCGAGACAAAGCATCAAATAGATGCAATGAAAATCCGATTCTTAACAAATTTAAGTCATGAATTCCGAACCCCAATCTCTTTGATCACAGGGCCCGTGGATGCTTTGATTGCCAAAAATAAAGATAGCAAACTGGGCGATCAACTAAATCTGGTAAGCCGTAACGCGCGGCGGCTTTTAAATTTGGTCAACCAATTACTGGATTTTCGTAAAATGGAATACCATGAATTGAAAGTGCAGGATGAAGATGGTGAATTGGTATCTTTTGTACAGGAAGTATACCGTTCATTTCAGGATATGGCGCTGCAAAAAGGTATCGATTATTCTTTTTTTCCATGCCAGGAAAAATTGTATTGTCGTTTTGACCGAAATAAGGTTGAGCGCATTCTATTTAATTTAATCTATAACGCTTTTAAATTTACCAAAAAGGGTGGGGATATCGCTGTAAGTATATCCTCTATAAGCCTTGTCGACAAGAAAATGCATGTTTCCCTTGAAGTGCGCGATACTGGTATCGGAATTCCCGAGCAATTGCAACAATCGATATTTGAGAGTTTTTTTCAGCATGATACTGAGGGCAAGGTGGCAAGTCAGGGTTCAGGTATTGGACTGTCAATTGCACAGTCATTTGTTCAGATGTACCATGGCGAGATTTCGGTTAACAGTCAACCCGACAGCGGAAGTACCTTTAAATTTGATCTATGGCTGGATCAAGCTGAGTCGGTATATGAGGGTGGGGTTGAACCAGAAGTAGTTACGGAGATACAACCTGTGGAGCTTAGACAGTGCCCGCTTGTGTTGATTATTGAAGATGATGAAGATTTTAGATATTACCTCAGCGAGTCTTTAAAGGAGTATTATCAGATTATCGAGGCTACTAACGGAAAGGATGGCTGGCAAAAAGCACTTTTTCATCACCCTGACCTTGTGGTGAGCGATGTTCAGATGCCATATATGAATGGTATGGAATTTTCACAGAAGCTGGCGCAGGATAAACGGACAAAACATATTCCTGTTGTACTGCTGACGGCCTCACAGGTCGACAATGGTCTTGTTTGCGGGCTTGAATCGGGTGCGGTGGGATATCTGACCAAACCTTTTGATATGGATGTACTGGTAGCGAAGGTTAACAGTTTGCTTCAGCTGAACCAGGCGTTCAGGGAAGTCTATAGTAAACAGGTGTCTATTTTAGCGCCCGAAATGACGATCAGGTCCGAAAAAGATAAATTTTTACAAAAAGTACTCAATTATGTACACGATAATATCGATAATCCGCAGTTATCGGTCGAAGCGCTAAGTGCCCACACCTCGATGAGCCGGGCCTCCCTTTACAATAAGCTGCTGGAACTGACGGGCATGTCTCCCGTAGATTTTATACGCTCTGTGAAACTAGAAAAGGCGGCAGGTTTGCTGGAAAAAAGCGATAAGTCTATTTCTGAAATTGCTTATGAGACGGGATTTGCCAATCCAAACTATTTTACAAAAGTCTTTAAAGCAAAATATCAAATGACGCCAAGTGAATATATCCAATCGCATAAAAGTACATCCGTGCACTAA
- the fsa gene encoding fructose-6-phosphate aldolase, translating into MKFFIDTASLSEIRMAQNLGVLDGVTTNPSLMAKEGITGTAHVHAHYKAICDIVDGDVSAEVISTDFNAMIEEGLLLAALDNKIVVKVPMTEDGIKAIKYFSTKQIKTNCTLVFSAGQALLAAKAGATYVSPFVGRLDDISVDGLALIREIRTIYDNYAFPTQILAASVRHSAHILGCAKIGADVMTGPLQAIFSLLKHPLTDSGLAQFLADHKRVAAQSNN; encoded by the coding sequence ATGAAATTTTTTATCGATACGGCAAGTCTCAGTGAGATTCGTATGGCTCAAAATTTAGGTGTTCTAGATGGTGTAACGACCAATCCTTCACTGATGGCCAAAGAGGGGATTACAGGAACAGCTCATGTACATGCGCACTACAAAGCTATCTGTGATATTGTAGACGGTGATGTAAGTGCTGAAGTGATTTCAACTGATTTTAACGCGATGATTGAGGAAGGTTTGCTCTTAGCGGCCTTAGACAATAAGATTGTTGTTAAGGTTCCAATGACTGAAGACGGCATTAAAGCAATTAAATATTTTAGTACAAAACAAATTAAAACCAATTGCACCCTGGTCTTTTCTGCCGGGCAAGCACTCTTGGCCGCCAAAGCCGGAGCAACCTATGTATCTCCTTTTGTCGGTAGGCTCGATGATATCTCTGTCGATGGACTGGCCCTGATTCGCGAAATTCGGACGATCTACGATAATTATGCTTTCCCTACCCAGATTCTTGCGGCTTCGGTACGTCATAGTGCGCATATCTTGGGTTGTGCCAAAATTGGTGCGGATGTGATGACTGGACCTTTGCAGGCGATATTTTCCCTCTTAAAACACCCGTTGACGGACAGTGGCCTTGCTCAATTTTTAGCTGATCATAAACGCGTTGCCGCACAAAGTAACAATTGA
- a CDS encoding transketolase, producing the protein MTRHSIHNLEAIVKQVRRDILRMVHGCQSGHPGGSLGCTELLVCLYFELMQRNDQFDLNGLGEDLFFLSNGHISPVFYSVLARAGYFPIDELATFRKLNSRLQGHPTTHEGLPGIRVASGSLGQGLSVAIGAAQAKKLNQDNRMVYVLMGDGELQEGQVWEAAMYAAHNEMDNLIAIVDYNGAQIDGATNDVLSLGDLPRKWMAFGWKVIEVMRGNDIGSVISGLRKAQASTGTKMPVMVLLHTEMGNGVDFMMGSHKWHGIAPSDEQLAVALNQNAETLGDYIA; encoded by the coding sequence ATGACAAGACATAGTATCCATAATTTAGAAGCGATTGTTAAGCAAGTCCGAAGGGATATACTCCGCATGGTGCATGGTTGCCAGTCGGGGCATCCGGGAGGATCGTTGGGCTGCACCGAATTGTTGGTCTGCTTATACTTTGAATTGATGCAGCGAAACGATCAGTTTGATTTGAATGGCCTCGGGGAAGACTTGTTTTTCCTTTCCAATGGTCATATCTCTCCGGTATTTTATAGTGTGTTGGCGCGAGCAGGTTATTTTCCAATCGATGAACTTGCCACCTTCAGAAAACTCAATTCAAGACTGCAGGGACATCCGACTACGCATGAAGGACTGCCAGGTATCCGTGTCGCTTCGGGATCCTTGGGGCAAGGTCTTTCTGTCGCTATTGGTGCTGCTCAAGCCAAAAAATTAAATCAAGATAACCGCATGGTTTATGTGCTTATGGGCGATGGCGAATTGCAGGAAGGGCAGGTATGGGAAGCGGCCATGTATGCAGCTCACAACGAAATGGACAATTTGATTGCTATTGTAGATTACAATGGTGCGCAGATTGATGGGGCTACCAACGATGTCCTTTCGCTGGGCGACCTACCCCGCAAATGGATGGCATTCGGCTGGAAGGTTATAGAGGTTATGCGCGGTAATGACATTGGTTCTGTGATTTCAGGACTACGAAAGGCCCAAGCTTCGACCGGAACTAAAATGCCTGTAATGGTGTTGCTACATACCGAAATGGGAAATGGAGTTGATTTTATGATGGGCTCACATAAATGGCATGGCATAGCACCCAGTGATGAACAACTAGCTGTGGCCTTAAACCAGAATGCAGAAACATTGGGTGATTATATCGCCTAA
- a CDS encoding transketolase family protein — MKKYTYTESKDTRSGFGAGLLEAGKEDENVVALCADLIGSLKMNDFIKAFPERFFQIGIAEANMMGIAAGLTIGGKIPFTGTFANFSTGRVYDQIRQSIAYSDKNVKIAASHAGLTLGEDGATHQILEDIGLMKMLPGMTVINPCDYNQTKAATLAAAKHKGPVYLRFGRPVVPVFTPEDQEFVIGEAVMLNPGTTVTILATGHLVWEAICAGEELETLGIDAEIINIHTIKPLDEKAVLTSVAKTGCVVTAEEHNRIGGLGDSVAQLLAKQLPTPQEYVAVNDSFGESGPPSALMDKYGLNADAIVAAVLRVLKRKVVI; from the coding sequence ATGAAAAAATATACATATACAGAATCAAAAGACACACGTTCTGGATTTGGTGCCGGTTTGCTGGAAGCAGGAAAGGAAGATGAAAATGTGGTTGCACTCTGTGCAGACCTGATCGGTTCGCTCAAAATGAACGATTTCATCAAGGCCTTTCCGGAACGTTTTTTTCAGATCGGCATTGCCGAAGCAAATATGATGGGTATTGCAGCTGGACTTACCATCGGTGGAAAAATACCTTTTACTGGTACATTTGCCAATTTTTCAACGGGTCGGGTATACGATCAGATTCGTCAATCTATTGCCTATTCGGATAAAAATGTGAAAATAGCGGCTTCGCATGCCGGCCTTACGTTGGGTGAAGATGGGGCGACCCATCAGATATTGGAAGATATTGGATTGATGAAAATGCTTCCAGGGATGACGGTTATCAATCCTTGCGATTATAATCAGACGAAGGCTGCGACGCTAGCTGCTGCCAAACACAAGGGGCCAGTCTACCTGCGGTTTGGACGGCCCGTGGTGCCGGTTTTCACCCCGGAAGATCAGGAATTTGTGATCGGCGAAGCCGTGATGCTCAATCCGGGTACAACTGTGACTATTTTGGCAACTGGACATCTCGTCTGGGAAGCCATATGTGCCGGGGAAGAATTGGAAACATTAGGTATTGATGCCGAAATCATTAATATCCATACCATCAAGCCACTAGATGAGAAAGCCGTACTGACTTCTGTCGCTAAAACGGGCTGTGTTGTTACAGCCGAAGAGCATAATCGTATCGGTGGACTAGGAGATAGTGTAGCGCAACTGTTGGCAAAACAATTGCCTACTCCGCAGGAATATGTGGCTGTAAACGACAGCTTCGGTGAATCGGGACCGCCAAGTGCGCTGATGGATAAATATGGCTTAAACGCCGATGCTATTGTAGCGGCGGTATTAAGAGTACTCAAAAGGAAAGTGGTGATTTAG
- a CDS encoding alpha/beta hydrolase translates to MKKMICTMLCVFSTSLVAQAQQTAPQGFDVERKLTSTGKIDSLVYPSKTVGVKRKALLYTPPGYSAAKKYPVLYLLHGIGGDEREWFRHGNPQVIFDNLYAEGKMEPMLVIMPNGRAMEDDRAGGNVMAPDRVAAFSTFEKDLLDDLIPFVEKQFPVIKDREHRAIFGLSMGGGQALNFGLGHIDTFAWVGGFSSAPNTKMPQELLPVPKEAKDKLKLLWISCGDQDGLLNISKRTHEYLSEHGVPHIYYLESGGHDFNVWRNDLYNVSQLLFKNKK, encoded by the coding sequence ATGAAAAAGATGATCTGCACCATGTTGTGCGTTTTTTCCACCAGCCTAGTGGCCCAGGCGCAGCAGACTGCCCCACAGGGATTTGATGTTGAGCGAAAATTGACATCGACTGGGAAAATAGATTCCCTTGTTTATCCTTCAAAAACTGTAGGAGTTAAGCGGAAAGCACTGCTATATACCCCGCCGGGATACAGTGCCGCAAAAAAATACCCCGTATTATATCTCTTGCACGGAATTGGCGGTGATGAACGGGAATGGTTCAGACATGGAAACCCTCAGGTTATTTTCGATAACCTGTATGCGGAAGGAAAAATGGAACCTATGTTGGTGATTATGCCCAATGGCCGCGCCATGGAAGATGACCGTGCTGGTGGAAATGTGATGGCACCGGATCGGGTAGCGGCGTTTTCAACTTTTGAAAAAGATCTGCTCGATGACCTGATTCCATTTGTTGAAAAGCAGTTTCCCGTTATCAAGGATCGCGAGCACCGCGCGATTTTTGGATTGTCTATGGGCGGTGGACAGGCACTGAATTTTGGACTTGGCCATATCGATACTTTTGCCTGGGTGGGGGGCTTTTCCTCCGCGCCCAATACCAAGATGCCACAGGAATTACTGCCTGTTCCGAAAGAAGCTAAAGATAAATTAAAACTGCTGTGGATCTCCTGTGGTGACCAGGATGGTTTGCTCAATATAAGTAAGCGCACGCATGAGTACCTTTCGGAACATGGGGTGCCTCATATTTACTATCTGGAGTCGGGCGGGCATGATTTCAATGTATGGAGAAATGATCTCTATAATGTTTCGCAATTGCTATTTAAGAATAAGAAATAA